Proteins co-encoded in one Macrobrachium nipponense isolate FS-2020 chromosome 24, ASM1510439v2, whole genome shotgun sequence genomic window:
- the LOC135205650 gene encoding uncharacterized protein LOC135205650, with protein MLQCAEVGCSAMLQQPCGHVECRTHAACAVQVLQETVWHYERCQVCYDLYAQITDDSAPKEVKDTALATLKIWVGGFGRNVGKARPYILSRDAASVIYPNSKTSAVAEEVAAPYLQDINEEYHSLEPLEGPEAEVVAEVGGLHLSSEPMQTEQVGEAVASPSPSISSSDFPPFPSLTPSPVASRVPSRTPPGFEGFGNVDVTKAASVRPKVKTVKTKQLPAKVKSGTSAPSAADSNSKSRSSRSGSKDKSSRRTKEKLATPSPAPSPASTPIAAAILSPAPIPSPTFPSTSGEVPVNLEVLTSLLIQKVSQEVSSQVARDMAALSGKLESHMSRTDQSVSELSGIVSQHQLMMAQTGGNPQLFSILPNAANLPPFEAGNPWRLAFGAVLRDGKLTIEGCGTRPLEDFEFHPTDLQSPFLGYARLTKEALVREDKVPAETLIFPREAAQSAWLRIMKEMECVNTKITPFKGKYTTFIIPKDYPLPCTTKIAELTLKAAEEDKPLPQLKETDLTSLLMPEDPTYWHQTPETFQKGKLETDCASTQFNERLLKLPEHLIKAEFEARCRLSRSLHSVTSAEMIASTYPTAPEFQVLTKSLLGTFQHDLFDFAVARRACRKFVLRPATIRHEPNKLIRSSIWGPFLFPEDLVAQVTQEAVRANQSLATRWALKFKRPADPSTAGGQKAKKPKKFQQRRFQRSPAVNQPSTSMPPPQQSYMWVQTPAPQSNQPLLPSPAYNQTYEAHTSFQRYAPRGTRGRGTSRRVGGGGGRLARARPYRGGRGSRPAANQ; from the exons ATGTTACAGTGTGCTGAAGTGGGCTGTTCCGCTATGCTACAACAGCCGTGCGGACATGTAGAGTGTCGCACTCACGCGGCATGTGCAGTACAAGTTTTGCAAGAGACGGTCTGGCATTATGAGAGATGCCAGGTCTGCTATGACCTCTACGCACAGATCACTGATGACTCG GCCCCTAAAGAGGTGAAAGATACGGCACTCGCCACCTTGAAGATTTGGGTAGGTGGCTTTGGAAGAAATGTAGGGAAAGCTAGGCCCTATATTCTTTCCCGGGATGCGGCTTCCGTCATCTACCCTAATTCGAAGACTTCGGCTGTAGCGGAAGAAGTCGCGGCGCCATATCTTCAAGATATAAATGAAGAATACCATAGTTTAGAACCTTTAGAGGGACCCGAGGCAGAAGTAGTAGCGGAAGTCGGCGGCTTGCACTTATCGTCTGAGCCGATGCAGACGGAGCAGGTAGGTGAGGCAGTAGCTAGTCCTTCTCCTTCAATCTCCTCCTCTGACTtccctccttttccttctcttactcctTCTCCAGTCGCCTCTCGTGTCCCCTCTCGGACCCCGCCAGGGTTCGAGGGTTTTGGGAACGTTGATGTAACTAAGGCAGCGTCTGTTCGGCCTAAGGTGAAGACCGTGAAGACTAAACAGCTGCCTGCGAAAGTGAAGTCCGGCACCTCGGCCCCTTCTGCCGCGGACTCCAACTCGAAGAGTAGATCTAGCCGAAGCGGCAGCAAGGACAAGTCCTCACGTAGGACTAAGGAGAAGCTTGCTACTCCTTCTCCGGCTCCTTCACCGGCTTCTACCCCGATAGCTGCTGCTATCCTTAGTCCGGCGCCAATTCCGTCACCGACTTTCCCGTCTACATCAGGGGAAGTACCGGTTAACTTAGAGGTTCTGACTTCCCTTCTAATACAGAAAGTTAGTCAAGAAGTTTCCTCTCAAGTAGCTAGGGATATGGCAGCTCTTTCAGGCAAACTGGAATCGCACATGTCTCGTACGGACCAGTCAGTATCAGAGCTGTCAGGGATAGTGAGCCAACATCAGTTAATGATGGCTCAGACAGGTGGAAACCCACAGCTTTTCTCGATCTTGCCTAATGCGGCCAATCTACCTCCCTTTGAAGCAGGCAATCCGTGGCGTTTAGCTTTTGGAGCTGTTTTGCGTGATGGTAAGCTCACTATCGAAGGGTGCGGGACACGCCCGTTAGAAGATTTTGAGTTTCACCCGACAGATTTACAATCTCCTTTCTTAGGCTATGCAAGGTTGACTAAGGAAGCTCTTGTAAGGGAAGATAAGGTTCCGGCTGAGACTCTTATCTTTCCAAGAGAAGCGGCTCAGTCAGCTTGGCTTAGGATTATGAAGGAGATGGAGTGTGTCAACACTAAGATCACTCCATTTAAAGGGAAATACACCACTTTCATTATCCCAAAAGATTACCCGCTGCCTTGCACCACGAAGATCGCCGAGCTGACCCTGAAAGCTGCGGAAGAAGACAAGCCTCTTCCACAATTGAAAGAGACAGACTTGACGTCTTTGTTGATGCCCGAAGATCCTACATACTGGCATCAAACTCCGGAAACGTTCCAGAAAGGGAAGTTGGAAACAGATTGTGCTTCGACACAATTTAATGAGAGACTCCTTAAACTACCTGAGCATCTCATTAAGGCCGAGTTTGAAGCAAGGTGTAGGCTGAGTCGGTCCCTTCACTCAGTCACTTCTGCGGAGATGATTGCTTCCACCTATCCGACTGCTCCGGAATTTCAGGTCCTTACCAAGTCATTGTTAGGCACATTTCAACACGACTTGTTTGATTTCGCTGTGGCGCGAAGAGCCTGCCGGAAGTTTGTCCTAAGACCAGCAACGATCAGACATGAGCCTAATAAGCTCATTAGATCTTCAATATGGGGACCTTTCCTCTTTCCGGAGGATTTAGTAGCTCAGGTTACTCAAGAGGCAGTGAGAGCCAATCAATCACTGGCAACCAGATGGGCTCTTAAGTTCAAGCGTCCAGCAGATCCTTCCACGGCAGGCGGTCAGAaggccaagaagccaaagaagttTCAACAGAGAAGGTTTCAAAGATCTCCTGCGGTGAACCAACCTTCCACTTCCATGCCTCCACCACAACAATCATACATGTGGGTACAGACACCAGCACCACAGTCTAATCAACCCTTACTTCCATCACCGGCCTACAACCAGACTTATGAGGCTCATACTTCCTTTCAGAGGTATGCTCCTAGAGGAACTAGAGGACGTGGTACCTCCAGACGGGTCGGCGGAGGAGGGGGAAGGCTCGCAAGAGCCAGACCCTACAGAGGAGGTAGAGGTTCAAGACCAGCTGCCAACCAATGA